A genomic stretch from Haloferax sp. Atlit-12N includes:
- a CDS encoding DUF6432 family protein, which produces MRARREFRNRRDIEVAVLDALVDRHDEGMTVFELRAAVDADIDTIEEALSALKDESLIVVEEADTGVLIHADERVVPDPSEAVEEDASLFERLRERFGL; this is translated from the coding sequence ATGAGAGCGAGGCGGGAGTTCCGGAACCGCCGCGACATCGAGGTCGCGGTGCTCGACGCGCTCGTCGACCGCCACGACGAGGGAATGACGGTGTTCGAACTCCGTGCCGCCGTGGACGCCGACATCGACACCATCGAGGAGGCGCTGTCGGCGCTGAAAGACGAGAGCCTCATCGTGGTCGAGGAGGCCGACACGGGGGTACTCATCCACGCCGACGAGCGCGTCGTTCCGGACCCGAGCGAAGCCGTCGAAGAGGACGCATCGCTGTTCGAGAGACTCCGCGAGCGGTTCGGACTCTGA
- a CDS encoding aminomethyltransferase family protein produces MTLVADIHEAHGATFETRGGIEVVSHYGRPERTHRAVRNGVGVIEHGYGVVVVEGEDRVDYVDNAVTNTVPDEDGEGVYALLLDPDGRIETEMYVYNAGERLLIFTPRDRAEPLVEEWRSKTFLQRVKIRDASDEFGVFGVHGPQSTEKVASILSGAGAPEPELSFVRGSIGGELGVTVVASDNPTGEEGYDVICRAKDAEDVLDALLFYGNPSVPVGYQTWDSLTAEAGTPLFESELRGNVPNVVGVRNALDFDKGCFVGQELVSKIENRGQPSRRLVGFRADDLPDSGAEVSADGEPVGTVTRAVESPMLESPIGFALVDYGLDADALEVVVDGDRVGATRESLPFVEGSAVSARIPTYPGEN; encoded by the coding sequence ATGACACTCGTCGCCGACATCCACGAGGCACACGGTGCGACGTTCGAGACGCGCGGCGGAATCGAGGTCGTGAGCCACTACGGCCGCCCCGAGCGGACCCACCGCGCCGTCAGAAACGGCGTCGGCGTCATCGAACACGGCTACGGCGTGGTCGTCGTCGAGGGCGAAGACCGGGTCGACTACGTCGATAACGCGGTGACCAACACCGTCCCCGACGAGGACGGAGAGGGCGTCTACGCCCTGCTGTTAGACCCCGACGGCCGCATCGAGACGGAGATGTACGTCTACAACGCGGGCGAGCGACTGCTGATTTTCACTCCGCGTGACCGCGCGGAACCGCTCGTCGAGGAGTGGCGTTCGAAGACGTTCCTCCAGCGCGTGAAAATCCGCGACGCCTCCGACGAGTTCGGCGTCTTCGGCGTCCACGGCCCGCAGTCGACCGAGAAGGTGGCGAGCATCCTCTCGGGGGCGGGCGCACCGGAGCCCGAACTCTCCTTCGTCCGCGGCTCCATCGGCGGCGAACTCGGCGTCACGGTCGTCGCCTCCGACAACCCGACCGGCGAGGAGGGCTACGACGTCATCTGCCGCGCGAAGGACGCAGAAGACGTGCTCGACGCGCTCCTGTTCTACGGCAACCCCTCCGTCCCCGTCGGCTACCAGACGTGGGACAGCCTCACCGCCGAGGCGGGCACGCCGCTCTTCGAGTCGGAACTCCGCGGCAACGTCCCGAACGTCGTCGGCGTCCGCAACGCGCTCGACTTCGACAAGGGCTGTTTCGTCGGTCAGGAACTCGTCTCGAAGATAGAAAATCGCGGGCAGCCCTCGCGCCGACTCGTGGGCTTCCGCGCCGACGACCTCCCCGACTCGGGTGCCGAGGTCTCGGCGGACGGCGAGCCGGTCGGCACCGTCACCCGCGCCGTCGAGAGCCCAATGCTCGAATCGCCCATCGGCTTCGCGCTCGTGGACTACGGCCTCGACGCCGACGCCCTCGAAGTTGTCGTCGACGGCGACCGCGTCGGTGCGACCCGCGAGTCGCTCCCGTTCGTCGAGGGGAGCGCGGTGTCGGCGCGGATTCCGACGTATCCGGGCGAGAACTGA
- a CDS encoding geranylgeranyl reductase family protein has product MYDFAVVGVGPAGARFARRAADAGYDVLALEKGEVGTPLACSGHVSTDIWEYVPDEARDRLFQNRIYGANFRVGGPNSKAYPFYKQSEVSNVIDRVELDRTLADCARDAGADVRERHTVTAVEELDDRVRLTASVAGEAGTVQFESKMVAGCDGPTSRVRRALDLPEPSETLHGVLAFDPDPDDGDFVDVHLTVPRFFAWRIPRGDAGVEYGLAAPPGAEVNEMFDALTNTYDVETEHFCSGAIPIGPPDRTTTRRAFLIGDAAAQTKPFTGGGILYGMTAADIAASTIDPDDPETLSAYEDAWRDELSREIRLGHLVRRCYSFPEWLQRVGLRSLSGEIGVHMDKPSSFFSREHLKKLF; this is encoded by the coding sequence ATGTACGATTTCGCCGTCGTCGGCGTCGGTCCCGCCGGCGCGCGGTTCGCCCGCCGCGCGGCCGACGCGGGCTACGACGTGCTCGCGCTGGAGAAAGGCGAGGTCGGGACGCCCCTCGCGTGCTCCGGCCACGTCAGCACCGACATCTGGGAGTACGTCCCCGACGAGGCGCGCGACCGCCTGTTTCAGAACCGCATCTACGGGGCGAACTTCCGCGTCGGCGGCCCGAACTCGAAGGCCTACCCGTTCTACAAGCAAAGCGAGGTCTCGAACGTCATCGACCGCGTCGAACTCGACCGCACCCTCGCCGACTGCGCCCGCGACGCCGGTGCCGACGTGCGCGAGAGACACACCGTCACCGCCGTCGAGGAACTCGACGACCGGGTCCGACTGACCGCCAGCGTGGCCGGCGAGGCCGGCACCGTCCAGTTCGAGTCGAAGATGGTCGCCGGATGTGACGGTCCGACTTCGCGGGTCCGCCGAGCGCTCGACCTCCCCGAACCGTCGGAGACGCTCCACGGCGTCCTCGCGTTCGACCCCGACCCGGACGACGGCGACTTCGTGGACGTGCACCTCACGGTCCCGCGCTTTTTCGCGTGGCGCATCCCCCGCGGTGACGCCGGCGTCGAGTACGGCCTCGCGGCCCCACCGGGCGCTGAGGTCAACGAGATGTTCGACGCGCTCACGAACACCTACGACGTCGAGACAGAGCACTTCTGTTCGGGAGCTATCCCCATCGGCCCGCCGGACCGGACGACGACCCGCCGGGCGTTCCTCATCGGCGACGCGGCCGCGCAGACTAAGCCCTTCACCGGCGGCGGTATCCTCTACGGGATGACCGCGGCCGACATCGCCGCGTCGACCATCGACCCCGACGACCCAGAGACGCTGTCGGCCTACGAGGACGCGTGGCGCGACGAACTCTCACGAGAGATTCGGCTGGGCCACCTCGTGCGCCGGTGTTACTCCTTCCCCGAGTGGCTCCAGCGGGTCGGCCTCCGGTCGCTGTCTGGCGAAATCGGCGTCCACATGGACAAGCCGAGTTCGTTCTTCTCGCGCGAACACCTGAAGAAACTGTTCTGA
- a CDS encoding ABC transporter permease subunit, which yields MREIDIAAFEFARRRRGLAIVSALLVATAGLTIAVFPSFGESDIDFAELLESYPVEFQAAFVGSVTDISSLEGYLVVELYQLVWLLIVGSYFAYAAGSLVAGEVDRQSVELVLVRPVSRTRFVVGKFLAMLPAVAVVDLALLAAVVVGAGLIDEVIHLTRLLAVHAVGGLYLVACVAVGLLASAFFGRVRRAQGAAIGVVFGTFLLDSLTIDTDYEFLGALSLTRYLDPGELLVAGDIDWGGIAVLVAVTCVLVVLAAEVFERRDLS from the coding sequence ATGCGTGAAATCGACATCGCGGCCTTCGAGTTCGCCCGGCGTCGGCGCGGTCTCGCCATCGTCAGCGCGCTTCTCGTGGCGACGGCGGGGCTCACCATCGCCGTCTTCCCGTCGTTCGGTGAGTCCGACATCGACTTCGCCGAACTGCTGGAGTCGTACCCCGTGGAGTTTCAGGCGGCCTTCGTCGGGAGTGTCACCGACATCTCCTCGCTCGAGGGCTACCTCGTGGTCGAACTCTACCAACTCGTCTGGCTCCTCATCGTCGGGAGCTACTTCGCCTACGCCGCGGGGTCGCTCGTCGCCGGCGAGGTCGACCGCCAGTCGGTCGAACTCGTCCTCGTCCGGCCCGTCTCACGCACCCGGTTCGTCGTCGGCAAGTTCCTCGCGATGCTCCCTGCGGTCGCCGTCGTGGACCTCGCGCTCCTCGCGGCCGTCGTCGTCGGCGCGGGCCTCATCGACGAGGTGATTCACCTCACTCGTCTCCTCGCGGTCCACGCCGTCGGTGGTCTCTACCTCGTGGCCTGCGTCGCCGTCGGCCTCCTCGCGTCGGCGTTTTTCGGGCGCGTCCGCCGGGCGCAGGGCGCAGCCATCGGCGTCGTCTTCGGGACGTTCCTCCTCGACTCCCTGACAATCGACACCGACTACGAGTTCCTCGGGGCCCTGTCGCTCACGCGCTATCTCGACCCCGGCGAACTCCTCGTCGCCGGCGACATTGACTGGGGCGGCATCGCCGTCCTCGTCGCCGTGACGTGCGTCCTCGTCGTCCTCGCGGCCGAGGTGTTCGAGCGGCGGGACCTGTCGTAG
- a CDS encoding ABC transporter ATP-binding protein: MSVPAIDIDGLTKFYGDVRGVEELSLSVSEGELFGFLGPNGAGKSTTIRLLLGLLKPTDGTASVLGVPVDDRAAFLDVLARVGHIPGDPRFYDDVTGRKTLDYFAGLSGDDRRDELLDRFPVPLDRPVRAYSRGNRQKLAIVQAFMHDPRVVVMDEPTSGLDPLVQQEFYEFLREERDRGVTVFFSTHILGEVREVCDRVAIIRDGRLVVVEDIDDLLARSGKVVTVQSPDAIDLADFDFPETIDARIEPDGSLRLVTSGNYDALVDALEGYRIDDLEVRETAIEDVFMHFYDEDDGEGAEDGVAAGDSAVTDDEPGEAEDTAEPSSADAEESADA; encoded by the coding sequence ATGTCCGTCCCCGCCATCGACATCGACGGTCTGACCAAGTTCTACGGGGACGTTCGCGGCGTCGAGGAGCTGTCGCTTTCGGTCTCGGAGGGCGAACTGTTCGGCTTCCTGGGCCCCAACGGCGCGGGGAAATCCACGACGATTCGCCTCCTCCTCGGCCTGCTCAAACCGACCGACGGCACGGCGAGCGTCCTCGGCGTGCCGGTGGACGACCGCGCGGCCTTCCTCGACGTACTCGCCCGCGTCGGCCACATCCCCGGCGACCCGCGGTTCTACGACGACGTGACCGGCCGCAAGACCCTCGACTACTTTGCCGGGCTCTCCGGCGACGACCGCCGCGACGAACTCCTCGACCGCTTTCCGGTGCCGCTCGACCGGCCGGTCCGGGCCTACTCGCGGGGTAATCGGCAGAAACTCGCCATCGTACAGGCGTTCATGCACGACCCGCGGGTGGTCGTGATGGACGAACCGACCTCGGGGTTGGACCCCCTCGTCCAACAGGAGTTCTACGAGTTCCTCCGCGAGGAGCGCGACCGCGGGGTGACGGTGTTCTTCTCGACGCACATCCTCGGCGAGGTCCGCGAGGTCTGCGACCGCGTCGCCATCATCCGAGATGGTCGCCTCGTCGTCGTCGAGGACATCGACGACCTGCTCGCCCGAAGCGGCAAGGTCGTCACGGTCCAGTCGCCGGACGCCATCGACCTCGCCGACTTCGACTTCCCGGAGACCATCGACGCCCGCATCGAACCGGACGGCTCGCTCCGACTCGTCACCTCGGGCAACTACGACGCCCTCGTGGACGCGCTCGAAGGCTATCGTATCGACGACCTCGAAGTCCGCGAGACGGCCATCGAGGACGTTTTCATGCACTTCTACGACGAGGACGACGGCGAGGGCGCAGAAGACGGTGTTGCCGCCGGCGACAGCGCCGTCACCGACGACGAGCCGGGCGAGGCCGAGGACACCGCGGAGCCGTCGTCCGCCGATGCCGAGGAGTCCGCGGATGCGTGA
- a CDS encoding COG1361 S-layer family protein has protein sequence MTRRFRRASAALLATLLVLSALAGATGSAAAASRVTGSPDLSIIAPENRLVAGTETAVEVFVVNSGTVTDDGPEEYEALVQTARALTIRGESNGPITVVSGEVPVGTVPEGVSGPASLRLRVAEGARPDTYEVPVEFTYDYTASVYVDGETVRTTHRSRTITRTLEVVVERRPAFAVRAVDAALAVGDSGTLAIDIENVGPVGATDATVTVTSTDPEITFGSGVASAETFVGEWEAGATERATFRARVADDAIVRNYSVELTVSYRDEDGQARTSRTVVAGVRPTRGADFELADVDAAVAVGDTGTLTLELVNVGDATAAATTVGVTSADSEVTFGAGAPAAEAYVGAWEPGETRRVSFRARVADDALDRPYSLDVAVSFRNPNGDRKTQSLVAGLDPGAGPAFAVTVEESTLRVGGVGRVVGTVENVGGAEARDVVLRLETDDPALTPTDLDVTVGTLAPGEAAEFEYAIGLAAGTTPGTRRLPFVVEYRPPGDELRAADRTDVLAAVSTGDPAVAVEPRNATFEVDSTGRLVLAVTNTESTPQTDVTVRLVAEEPLSSEDAVAFVPRLDAGETRLVVFDLEVSGDAVPKTQVVGVEVSYEDDAGRQLSTGTQRVAVEVVEPATTFPLFPALVVVLALAGVGYWWYRRR, from the coding sequence ATGACTCGTCGTTTCCGGCGGGCGAGCGCGGCGCTCCTCGCCACGCTACTGGTCCTCTCCGCCCTCGCTGGCGCAACCGGGAGCGCCGCGGCCGCCAGTCGGGTGACCGGGAGCCCTGACCTCTCGATTATCGCGCCAGAGAACCGACTCGTCGCCGGCACCGAGACCGCAGTCGAGGTGTTTGTCGTCAACAGCGGGACGGTCACCGACGACGGCCCCGAGGAGTACGAGGCGCTCGTCCAGACGGCGCGCGCGCTGACCATCCGCGGCGAGTCGAACGGCCCCATCACCGTCGTCAGCGGCGAGGTCCCCGTCGGAACCGTCCCCGAGGGCGTCTCCGGGCCGGCGTCGCTCCGCCTCCGCGTCGCCGAGGGCGCGCGACCCGACACCTACGAGGTCCCCGTCGAGTTCACCTACGACTACACCGCCTCGGTGTACGTGGACGGCGAGACGGTCCGGACGACCCACCGGAGCCGGACCATCACGCGGACGCTCGAAGTCGTCGTGGAGCGCCGGCCCGCGTTCGCGGTCCGGGCGGTCGACGCCGCCCTCGCGGTCGGCGACAGCGGGACCCTCGCAATCGACATCGAGAACGTCGGCCCCGTCGGGGCTACGGACGCGACCGTGACCGTCACCTCGACCGACCCGGAGATAACGTTCGGGAGCGGCGTCGCCTCCGCCGAGACCTTCGTCGGCGAGTGGGAGGCGGGCGCGACAGAGCGCGCGACCTTCCGCGCCCGCGTCGCCGACGACGCCATCGTCCGCAACTACTCGGTCGAGTTGACCGTGAGCTACCGCGACGAAGACGGCCAAGCGCGGACCTCGCGGACGGTCGTCGCCGGGGTGCGACCGACCCGCGGGGCCGACTTCGAACTCGCGGACGTGGACGCCGCGGTCGCCGTCGGCGACACCGGCACCCTGACGCTCGAACTCGTGAACGTCGGCGACGCGACCGCCGCGGCGACGACCGTCGGCGTGACGTCGGCCGACTCCGAGGTGACCTTCGGGGCCGGCGCGCCTGCCGCGGAGGCCTACGTCGGCGCGTGGGAACCCGGCGAGACGAGGCGCGTGAGCTTCCGCGCCCGCGTCGCCGACGACGCCCTCGATCGACCCTACTCGCTCGACGTGGCCGTCTCGTTCCGCAACCCCAACGGCGACCGGAAGACCCAGTCGCTCGTCGCCGGCCTCGACCCCGGCGCTGGGCCGGCGTTCGCCGTGACGGTCGAAGAGAGCACGCTCAGAGTCGGCGGCGTCGGCCGCGTCGTCGGCACCGTCGAGAACGTCGGCGGGGCCGAGGCTCGAGACGTGGTGCTCCGCCTCGAAACCGACGACCCGGCGCTGACGCCGACGGACCTCGACGTGACCGTCGGCACGCTCGCGCCCGGCGAGGCCGCTGAGTTCGAGTACGCCATCGGTCTCGCCGCGGGCACGACACCGGGGACGCGTCGGCTCCCGTTCGTGGTCGAGTACCGGCCGCCGGGCGACGAACTGCGCGCGGCCGACCGGACCGACGTGCTCGCGGCGGTGAGCACCGGCGACCCCGCCGTCGCGGTCGAACCGCGGAACGCGACGTTCGAGGTGGACTCGACCGGCCGACTCGTCCTCGCGGTGACGAACACCGAGTCGACGCCGCAGACCGACGTGACGGTCAGACTCGTCGCCGAGGAGCCGCTTTCGAGCGAGGACGCCGTCGCGTTCGTCCCGCGACTCGACGCCGGCGAGACGCGCCTCGTCGTGTTCGACCTCGAAGTGAGCGGCGACGCCGTCCCGAAGACGCAGGTCGTCGGCGTCGAGGTGAGCTACGAGGACGACGCCGGCCGACAGCTCTCGACGGGCACCCAGCGGGTCGCCGTCGAGGTGGTCGAACCGGCGACGACGTTCCCCCTCTTCCCGGCGCTCGTCGTGGTCCTCGCGCTCGCGGGCGTCGGCTACTGGTGGTACCGTCGGCGCTGA
- the uvrA gene encoding excinuclease ABC subunit UvrA translates to MSKDYIEVRGAEEHNLKNLDVRIPRETFTVVTGLSGSGKSSLAFDTVYAEGQRRYIESLSAYARNFLGQMDKPKVEAVEGLSPAISIDQKNGANNPRSTVGTVTELHDYLRLLYARVGTQYDPITGEEVGEQSAQDMVDQILELPEGTRAKVVAPVVRDQKGEFKDLFSDLVSEGYARVEVDGEEFDLSFETPELDKNYDHTIDVVVDRVKVAPEARSRIADSVETALDEAGGVLKLIVPDPPEDLPFASNTRSTGSLAGEGDDRLVVEFSEELGNPNSSFRFSEIETRSFSFNSPHGACPECEGLGKAKEVDPDLVVTEPSKPLKHVFEPWSYNRTYYRRQLDNVADHFGVSVDTPFEELSDEVQDAFLFGTTEDVVFEWTTKNGTRHKEHPFEGVVGNLERRHVETDSDRTRDHIEEFMAVTTCPDCNGSRLKEQSRHVRVGGTTLPEVNRMTIAGALEHFEGLESDLSERDRTIAQEILKEIRARLGFMTEVGLEYLTLDREAATLSGGESQRIRLATQVGSGLVGVLYVLDEPSIGLHQRDNDKLLNTLEGLRDLGNTLIVVEHDEETMRRADEIIDMGPGPGKRGGEVVAQGDFDDIVAADDSITADYLSGRKDIDVPESRREGDGELVIRGARQHNLDDLDVPIPLGTFTAVTGVSGSGKSTLMHEILYKGLARRMNDNTSVDPGEHDAIEGYDEIETVRLIDQSPIGRTPRSNPATYTGVFDYVRELFAETKLSKQRGYEKGRFSFNVKGGRCEACKGQGNVKIEMNFLSDVYVPCEECNGARYNAETLDVTYKDKTIADVLDMEVDEALDFFEANSQIRRRLQLLHDVGLGYMQLGQPSTTLSGGEAQRVKLAEELGKKQTGDTLYLLDEPTTGLHKEDERKLIEVLQRLVDNGNTVLVVEHELDLVKNADHIVDLGPEGGAGGGTIVASGTPEEIAENPDSHTGRYLRDYLPDVDEEGPRSDRRKPAKVANDD, encoded by the coding sequence ATGAGCAAGGACTACATCGAGGTTCGCGGTGCTGAAGAGCACAACCTCAAGAACCTCGACGTTCGCATCCCCCGCGAGACGTTCACCGTCGTCACCGGCCTGTCGGGGTCAGGCAAGTCCTCCCTCGCGTTCGACACCGTCTACGCGGAGGGCCAGCGGCGGTACATCGAGTCGCTTTCGGCCTACGCGCGGAACTTCCTCGGCCAGATGGACAAGCCGAAAGTCGAGGCCGTCGAGGGCCTCTCGCCCGCCATCTCCATCGACCAGAAGAACGGGGCCAACAACCCTCGGTCGACCGTCGGGACCGTCACTGAACTCCACGACTACCTCCGCCTCCTGTACGCCCGCGTCGGCACCCAGTACGACCCCATCACGGGCGAGGAGGTCGGCGAGCAGTCCGCACAGGACATGGTCGACCAGATTCTCGAACTCCCCGAGGGCACCCGTGCGAAGGTCGTCGCGCCGGTCGTCCGCGACCAGAAAGGCGAGTTCAAGGACCTGTTTTCGGACCTCGTCTCCGAGGGCTACGCCCGCGTCGAGGTCGACGGCGAGGAGTTCGACCTCTCGTTCGAGACGCCCGAACTCGACAAGAACTACGACCACACCATCGACGTGGTCGTCGACCGCGTGAAGGTCGCGCCCGAGGCGCGCTCCCGCATCGCCGACTCCGTCGAGACCGCCCTCGACGAGGCCGGCGGCGTCCTCAAACTCATCGTCCCCGACCCGCCCGAGGACCTCCCCTTCGCCTCCAACACCCGTTCGACCGGGTCGCTCGCGGGCGAGGGCGACGACCGTCTCGTCGTCGAGTTCTCCGAGGAACTCGGCAACCCGAACTCGTCGTTCCGCTTTTCGGAGATCGAGACGCGGTCGTTCTCGTTCAACAGCCCCCACGGGGCCTGTCCGGAGTGCGAGGGCCTCGGCAAGGCCAAGGAGGTCGACCCCGATCTCGTCGTCACCGAGCCGTCGAAGCCGCTCAAGCACGTCTTCGAGCCGTGGAGCTACAACCGGACGTACTACCGCCGCCAGCTCGACAACGTCGCCGACCACTTCGGCGTCAGCGTGGACACGCCGTTCGAGGAGCTTTCCGACGAGGTGCAGGACGCCTTCCTGTTCGGCACCACCGAGGACGTGGTGTTCGAGTGGACGACGAAAAACGGCACGCGCCACAAGGAACACCCCTTCGAGGGCGTCGTCGGCAACCTCGAACGCCGCCACGTCGAGACCGACTCCGACCGGACGCGCGACCACATCGAGGAGTTCATGGCCGTCACGACCTGCCCCGACTGCAACGGGTCGCGGCTCAAAGAGCAGTCCCGCCACGTCCGCGTCGGCGGCACGACGCTCCCCGAGGTCAACCGCATGACCATCGCGGGCGCGCTCGAACACTTCGAGGGCCTCGAAAGCGACCTCTCGGAGCGCGACCGGACCATCGCACAGGAGATTCTCAAGGAGATTCGCGCCCGCCTCGGCTTCATGACCGAAGTCGGCCTCGAATACCTCACCTTGGACCGCGAGGCCGCCACGCTCTCGGGCGGCGAGTCCCAGCGCATCCGCCTCGCCACGCAGGTCGGCTCCGGCCTCGTGGGCGTCCTCTACGTCCTCGACGAGCCGTCTATCGGCCTCCACCAGCGCGACAACGACAAACTGCTCAACACGCTCGAAGGCCTCCGCGACCTCGGTAACACGCTCATCGTCGTCGAACACGACGAGGAGACGATGCGCCGGGCCGACGAAATCATCGACATGGGCCCCGGCCCGGGCAAGCGCGGCGGCGAGGTCGTCGCGCAGGGCGACTTCGACGACATCGTCGCGGCCGACGACTCCATCACGGCCGACTACCTCTCGGGCCGCAAGGACATTGACGTGCCCGAGAGCCGCCGCGAGGGCGACGGCGAACTCGTCATCCGCGGCGCGCGCCAGCACAACCTCGACGACCTCGACGTGCCGATTCCCCTCGGGACGTTCACGGCCGTCACCGGCGTCTCGGGGTCGGGCAAGTCCACCCTGATGCACGAGATTCTCTACAAGGGGCTCGCCCGGCGGATGAACGACAATACCTCCGTCGACCCCGGCGAGCACGACGCCATCGAGGGCTACGACGAAATCGAGACGGTGCGGCTCATCGACCAGTCGCCCATCGGCCGCACCCCGCGGTCGAACCCGGCGACGTACACCGGCGTCTTCGACTACGTCCGCGAGCTGTTCGCCGAGACGAAGCTCTCGAAACAGCGCGGCTACGAGAAGGGCCGATTCTCCTTCAACGTCAAGGGCGGCCGCTGTGAGGCCTGCAAGGGACAGGGCAACGTCAAAATCGAGATGAACTTCCTCTCGGACGTGTACGTGCCCTGCGAGGAGTGTAACGGCGCGCGCTACAACGCCGAGACGCTCGACGTGACGTACAAGGACAAGACCATCGCCGACGTGCTCGACATGGAAGTCGACGAGGCGCTCGACTTTTTCGAGGCGAACTCGCAGATTCGCCGCCGCCTCCAACTGCTCCACGACGTGGGCCTCGGCTACATGCAACTCGGCCAGCCGTCGACCACGCTCTCCGGCGGCGAGGCCCAGCGCGTCAAACTCGCCGAGGAACTCGGCAAGAAGCAGACCGGCGACACGCTCTACCTGCTCGACGAGCCGACGACCGGCCTCCACAAGGAAGACGAGCGAAAGCTCATCGAGGTGCTCCAGCGCCTCGTCGACAACGGCAACACCGTCCTCGTGGTCGAACACGAACTCGACCTCGTGAAGAACGCCGACCACATCGTCGACCTCGGCCCCGAGGGCGGCGCGGGCGGCGGAACTATCGTCGCCAGCGGCACGCCCGAGGAGATCGCCGAGAACCCCGACTCCCACACGGGCCGGTACCTCCGCGACTACCTCCCCGACGTGGACGAGGAGGGCCCGCGCTCGGACCGCCGCAAGCCCGCGAAAGTGGCGAACGACGACTGA
- the sepF gene encoding cell division protein SepF, with the protein MGIMSKILGGGGSRTTEDYVELDLDDFDTARGDAGLSVHIAEIGGQQDVIAIKDAVYDGNLVIADITRHTTSDNTMEHIIDDLRQVAREVDGDIVQKGDDQIVITPTGISISRQKLNG; encoded by the coding sequence ATGGGTATCATGAGTAAGATTCTCGGTGGTGGTGGTTCCCGAACGACCGAGGACTACGTCGAACTCGACCTCGACGACTTCGACACCGCTCGCGGCGACGCCGGACTCTCGGTTCACATCGCCGAAATCGGCGGCCAGCAGGACGTTATCGCCATCAAGGACGCCGTCTACGACGGTAATCTGGTCATCGCGGACATCACCCGCCACACGACCTCCGACAACACGATGGAACACATCATCGACGACCTCCGGCAGGTCGCGCGCGAGGTCGACGGCGACATCGTCCAGAAGGGCGACGACCAAATCGTCATCACGCCCACGGGCATCTCTATCTCGCGGCAGAAGCTCAACGGCTGA
- a CDS encoding DUF1028 domain-containing protein: MTFSICVRESYVDADGDDQDRFGVAVTTRLPGVGALCPFASEHGAVATQALTNVELGEKGMDYLEDGLAADDALQALLNADDGRAERQLHGVGSETTFAFTGDDCLGWAGHRESDDYTVAGNLLTGAEVVEATADAYERNAEGDEPLAKRLIDALGAGHAAGGDKRDDLDIQSAAVVVTSTEDREMEPYYNDLRVDATETPLRDLRETFSMAREGYEAALEKYAEE; encoded by the coding sequence ATGACCTTCAGCATCTGCGTCCGCGAGTCGTACGTCGACGCCGACGGCGACGACCAGGACCGCTTCGGCGTCGCCGTGACGACCCGCCTCCCGGGGGTCGGCGCACTCTGTCCGTTTGCAAGTGAACACGGCGCGGTGGCGACACAGGCGCTGACGAACGTCGAACTCGGGGAGAAGGGGATGGACTACCTCGAAGACGGTCTCGCCGCCGACGACGCCCTACAGGCGCTGTTGAACGCCGACGACGGGCGGGCGGAGCGACAGCTCCACGGCGTCGGCTCCGAGACGACGTTCGCCTTCACCGGCGACGACTGCCTCGGCTGGGCGGGCCACCGCGAGAGCGACGACTACACCGTCGCGGGCAACCTGCTCACGGGCGCGGAAGTCGTCGAAGCCACCGCCGACGCGTACGAGCGGAACGCCGAGGGCGACGAACCGCTCGCGAAGAGGCTCATCGACGCGCTCGGCGCGGGACACGCCGCGGGCGGCGACAAGCGCGACGACCTCGATATCCAGAGCGCGGCCGTCGTCGTGACCTCGACCGAGGACCGCGAGATGGAGCCGTACTACAACGACCTCCGCGTCGACGCGACCGAGACGCCGCTGCGCGACCTTCGAGAGACGTTCTCGATGGCGCGTGAGGGGTACGAGGCGGCGCTGGAGAAGTACGCAGAAGAGTAG
- a CDS encoding RNA-binding protein gives MKVKSRHHLRSDEIDALCDSIESSLGVALDGDAFEAVEFADADYEVVLVDGEPAVMYVDDQPFLTVKGANQFPPTTNVVTVDAGAVSFVSSGADVMRPGITEADDTIEAGDLVVIAEETHGKVLAVGRALEDGADLVGDSGKVVESIHHVGDDLFEFSV, from the coding sequence ATGAAGGTCAAGTCTCGCCACCACCTCCGAAGCGACGAAATCGACGCGCTGTGCGACTCCATCGAATCGTCCCTCGGCGTCGCCCTCGACGGCGACGCGTTCGAGGCGGTCGAGTTCGCCGACGCCGACTACGAGGTCGTCCTCGTCGACGGCGAGCCGGCAGTCATGTACGTCGACGACCAGCCGTTTCTCACGGTCAAGGGCGCGAACCAGTTCCCGCCGACGACGAACGTCGTCACGGTCGACGCAGGCGCGGTCTCGTTCGTCTCCAGCGGGGCCGACGTGATGCGCCCCGGCATCACCGAGGCCGACGACACCATCGAGGCGGGCGACCTCGTCGTCATCGCCGAGGAGACCCACGGCAAGGTGCTCGCCGTGGGCCGCGCGCTCGAAGACGGTGCGGACCTCGTCGGCGACTCCGGCAAGGTCGTCGAGTCCATCCACCACGTCGGCGACGACCTCTTCGAGTTCTCGGTCTGA